DNA sequence from the Malus domestica chromosome 06, GDT2T_hap1 genome:
TAGCCGTGTCACATACACCAACATATATCGACATTTGTCAAAGCAATTGACGAGTGCTGTCGAGAGTAACTGTTGAGTGTTGTCGATGTAACTTGATTGCTATCAAGATATGCTTAGCATGTATTACATCAAACGCTTGGTGAGCACAAAAAGGACTCATACCATACATTCGGAGTGTCCTAAAAACTTTCACATGATTATTTCCTGGCATCCAAGTGGTCTCAGAGTGGTCCTGAGACCACTTTGGTTCCAATGTACATCCGCCCTATTGCTTAGAGGGAAAAGTTATTAACACTTGCaacaaaaagaattgaaaaaaaaaaagagaaaacaaaatataGATTAGGAGTTTATCTCTTGTTGTTGTACATTATATATGGTTATACGTATTCACATATTATTTTCTCTCCTTGGAGTTGTATGTGAGGTTAACATGTTTTTTAGCATTAATAGAGATTAATTAAACTGATTATTTAGGTATTTCCAATAGGGAAAGTAAATATTTAATCCATGTTAATGCAATACTTCATCATGTTCCAATTTATTGTGTTGTTTTCTTGTAAATTCACATGGACGATTACATACATTTGGTTTGGCAAAAATAGTAAATAAACCTACGtttttttgtttgacaaaatatcATCTTATAGTGGCTTCGTTACAGCAGTCTACATTTTTGGGAGCTGAGAAGGTTCAAGGGCATTTCAGCCTTTCTCTTAGTcaccatcgtgtgattcacacaacatgaaaaatcaaactcaaaatGTGTCGTGTGAAATACGCGCCTGAAATTTTACCATTGAGACATCCATGGTGGTTAATGTACATGAGTTTAGTGTCAGCATGTCTGCAAAGGCTCGTTAACTATGCGGAGCCAAATAGTATTCCTAACAATATTCATGTTGTAAttgaccaaaaacaaaaagatgagTCATGTCAAACAAAATTTCAATAACATACATGGTACAACTTTAATGTTGTAAATTTTTTCATCATGCAAGGCAAAATCACTTATTTATCTCTTAAAACTAACGAAATGGACAAAAGTGAAACAAATATGAAAGTTTGAGGTCTATAGATTTCTGTAACTAAATCAGAGGTTTAAGTTAATCAATTCCAATAAAACTCCGCAGATGGAGCTTTATCCTTCCTACAATTTTGGAGCGGATCTGTTACACaactttttttaatacaacTTTTGGCACAAGTTTTTCTACGGTTCACTCCGTAATGTATTTCAATGATTATAGTCGTCTATTTTTTAGAACattattcatagatcatccttgcaaaacaTTAGACATATCCAAATCCATTAAAAACATTAATCGgtagtgaagaaaatggacGAATACGCTTTTACAAATAAATCATGAACCCTTAGTCTAACAATCATATGATTTCAGATTTAGATGATTTTTGGTAAACATAATTTTTAAAAGAAGACCTAAAAGATAAATAATTCGGATCCTTAAAATACATTAACCCCAAAAAAACTTTCgtgaaaaattatataaaaaaaaagatgccTCCGATCCGTCCCAttactcttaaaaaaaattcaataaagcTCTAATTATATTTTGGATCCAGTTGTTTGGAAAGGCCCACAATATTTCAGTAACCCAAACCCGTTAGGCGCAAAACAACGGGAGGGTAAAATGGTAAAAGAACGAAACGAAATCGAACCGGCGGGGGCGCCAAGGCGACAAAAATCCAAACCAAAAACCGTCGAAACCCGAAATTGGCGCCAAAACACGTAAACATTTCAAAAAGTCTCCCGCCGGAATAAAGTAATACAAAAACCCCCGACTCCAACACGCAGACGCTCTCATATCACCATCTCTCCGCCTCCATacatttttagagagagaaagctagagagagagagagagaatggcgAAGTTAGGGCCAACCCCAGATGCGATTTCGATCATCTTGGCGAACAAGTCGCCGGATGAGTCCGTTGAGCTGCCGGAGATCGTGGTTCAGGTCTGCGATCTCACCCCCAGGGGCAAGTCTTTCATGTGAGCTTTTTATCTTTCTCTTTGTATTTTTGCTTTTtcggtttcatttgtttctgggttttagTTTAGGGCTTTCAGAAATCCCTTTTTAGATCTGGATCCGGTTgctctcttcaatttttggagATTTAAGTTCTGGGTTTTCTGAACTGATTTGTGATGAGTTTGGATTGTGaagtttttgggtttgatcGAGGTTCTTGCGTTTTGGAATGTGGTGCTCTAGGTTTACTGCTACTGATGGAACTGCGAAGCTAAAGGGGATGCTCTCCTCGCGGCTGGCTCCCCAGGTCACCTCTGGGGAGATTCAGAATCTGGGTCTCATTCGCGTTTTGGGTTACTCTGTTAATTTCAATTCGAACTTGTCCGAAAAGTAAGCGATTCAgactctctctccccctcttttGAAATGTTGGGAATGGaatgttgaagttttgttttggtttttttgttttgttgttttcagCTATCTGCTTGTAACAAAATGTGAGGTGGTTTCGCCTGCGCTTgaggcggaggtgaaaaatgaGGTCAAAAGGGAAGATGTTGGGATCATATTGAATCCCAAGCAAGAAATGGTTTCAGAATCTGCTGCCCAAATTGTGCATGAGCAGGCTGGGAAGGTCAAAAAGGAAGATGTTGGGGTTATATTGAAGCCCAAGCAAGAAATGGTTTCAAAATCTGCTGCCCAAATTGTGCATGAGCAGGCTGGGAAGtaagtgtttttgttttgctgCCAATCAGTTGTGACTCTGTATTTGAATTTATGATTGTGTTTGTTGATAGTTTGGTTTTGTATGTATTGATTTCAGTATGGCCCCATCTGCGAGAATGGCTATGACACGAAGGGTTCACCCGCTTGTTTCCTTGAACCCTTACCAAGGAAATTGGACCATAAAGGTTCGAGTTACAAACAAGGGTACCATGCGTACATACAAGAATGCTAGAGGTGAAGGTTGCGTCTTCAATGTGGAGTTAACAGATCAAGATGTAAGCCACAAGCTCATTTGATTTTGTTGGCATTCTTAGTTTCCCGATAACAATGGCTTAATGTATGTGGTGTAGTGATTCTTATGTTGTGTAAATTTGTTTATGTTGGTTTAGGGCACCCAAATTCAAGCAACAATGTTCAATGAAGCTGCAAAGAAGTTCTTTGAGAAGTTTGAGTTAGGGAAGGTTTATTACATTTCAAAGGGATCTCTGAGGGTTGCTAACAAGCAGTTTAAGACGGTGCAAAATGATTATGAAATGACTTTGAATGAGAATTCTGAGGTGGAAGAAGCTAGCAATGAAGCAGCTTTTGTTCCTGAAGTAAAATTCAATTTTGTGCCCATTGATATGTTGGGTCCTTTTGTTAATGGAAAGGAGCTTGTGGGTAAGCAACCACTCCTCGAATCTGTTTTGATATGTGTCTTCTGCTTTCTCAATTACTTGTATCTGCTTTATATCTTAGATGTTATTGGGGTTGTTCAAAATGTGTCTCCTACAATGAGCATTAGAAGGAAGAGCAACAATGAGAGTATTCCAAAGCGTGATATCACCATTGCTGATGAAACGTAAGCTTACGGTACTTCTTGTTTAGCAACTGACTACAATTGCCATATGTTAACACTGTGTATTGAATCAATTTGTATATGAACTGCAGGAAGAAGACAGTTGTGGTTTCTTTATGGGGTGAGCTCGCAACTGGTGTAGGCCAGGAATTGCTTGACATTGCTGATCAATCTCCCGTAGTTGCTATCAAGTCCCTCAAAGTTGGAGACTTCCAAGGTTGCCTAAAAGTTTATATAACAGTTCAAAGGATTATGCATTTCTGAACCAACATGAACACTCAAAGTTCCTGATAGTAATGTACTCTTGTATATTGTTGCAGGTGTATCGTTGTCAACATTGAGCAGGAGCACAATATTGGTTAATCCAGAGTTACCTGAAGCACAGAAGTTGAGGTCTTGGTAAGTTATTTTTCATCAGGATTTtaccttctcttttttttatctACATGAGTTATCTATGATTATGTTTTCTGGTACCCGAAAAATGATTAAATTGCCCTAATTGTCAGGTATGATTCTGAAGGTAAAGAATCTTCTTTGGCCTCTATTGGCTCTGGTATGAGCCCTTCAGCCAAGAATGGAGGAAGGTCCATGTACTCTGACAGAGTCACCCTGTCTCATATATCTGAAGACCCGTCCTTGGGTGAGGATAAGGTATAACCACTTTATCCATGGCTCTTAATTACATAAGAATCTTTATTTCAATAGAATTGAAAATCTTGAAACTTTTATGAATTTTGGTTGTActgaatatttttgtttttgtcctATGCAGCCTGTGTTTTTCAGTGTTAAAGCGTTCATAAGTTCGATCAGGCCTGATCAGACAATGTGGTACCGTGCTTGCAAAACTTGTAACAAGAAAGTGACTGAAGCTATTGGGTCTGGTTATTGGTGTGAAGGGTGCCAGAAAAACGATGAAGAATGCAGTTTACGGTAAAATACAGTTCAATATTTCATGATAAGGATGCTATTGGCGTTTTTATACAGATTCCCAACTTCTCTTATCCATTTTGTTCTCTTTCCAGGTACATATTGGTTGTGAGAGTTACTGATGTAAGTGGGGAAACGTATCTTTCTCTTTTCAATGACGAAGCTGAGAGGGTCCTCGGGTGCTCTGCAGATGAACTGGACAAATTGAAATCACAGGTACATCTTTACAATTCAATTCAGGGTGCTTATTACAAATGATTAACTCAACCATGAAATATCAGCAGCTGGTTTCTAATCTTTGAAACTTCTACATTTTGTTTCAGGACGGAGACGGGAATGAATTCCAACAAAAACTGAAAGAAGCAACTTGGGTTCCTCATCTTTTTAGGGTCAGTGTTACTCTGAATGAGTACAATAACGAGAAGCGGAAGAGGATAACTGCCAGGGCAGTTGCTCCAGTTGATTTTGCTGCTGAATCGAGGTTTTTGCTTGAAGACATATCGAAGATGAAGGCGTCATAAGTTAACGATCTAGAAGGATGAAGAATGAAAATGTTATCTAGGCAGATCTAACTTTAATCTCTCTGGTTTAGGTTTTGTATGTGATTTTCAGATCAGTACAGGTGGTTTTTGTTGCATTCCAGAAAAATGCCTGATAGTGTTTGTCTAGTTGTATAAATGCACTTCTTTTATAATCCTGTGtgattcacattttttttttatggatgcTGATAAGTTTGGTATGAATGATTTACTCACTACAAGCGATATTAGTACTCTAAACTAGACTAGAAGGGAGGGTTTGAACTCGGGATGGGATATTGGGTTGAAGAGGAAGATTTTATCATCCACTCGGATTAGAAATTGTAAGTTTCACTCGACTATGGTCTAAAAAGGTTTCAACTTTTGCACACCCAAATCAAATCCAAAGTTTGAAATTCTGagatttgatgattttgaacaaatatgtttaaaatatcCAAGAACGAAATTTAAAGACGAAATATCCAAAACATCACTAAATTGTAATAACTTGGGATGAAAGTAGACTAATGGCAAGATACTAATTGAACTGAGAAAAGAACTGAAAAACGATATTCTCTAAATGAATTTTACAGGGTTATGGTCTGCAGAAATTGCACCTACATAGTTTAACAAGCTTAAATGATACCTAAAATGTACTTTCGATCTCACGCCTTCTCATAGGAAGAGACCATTGATGCTATTTTGTGCAATAAACTTGATGCATTCTTGTCATTGAAGGAGGTCCACTCTTGAAAGTTATGTAGGCTTCCTGTGAAGTCTGTAAAAAGTCCATCGACACCTATCTCGTTAATCCAGTAATTGTACTCTGCGTATGGATCTTGATGAAAGTTCAAGTGCAGGAATGAGTTCTCGTTTCTGTATGTGTAGGGGTGCACCTGCATTGGAATTGAAGGAGATGTAAGAACACGATTTACAGGAACTACGTCCATGCATCTGCAGCATTCGTATTTCAGAAGATAAATCACAGAAAACCAACGTGGGTTCCTCATATTTTTAGGGTGGGTTTACAACACGATGTATCTAAGAGACACCTTGGTTCACCCCATCTAGATTATTATACGTATCTTACAATCCATAACGAGGTTTTGTGCCTGAACAGCTACAAATTAGTCTCTTACAAAGGAAAATATTTATCTTTTGTTCTGTTCTACAGTCATTCAACCTTTTACTAGTAGCTCTCGTCCAGCATGTTACCATATTTTGGCTTCGCAAATTATAGCAGAGACAACAATGATGCCACTAGTCAAAGAAACAGGACCCGATTACCCcaaatcaaacagataagtgTTTGCAGAGAAGAAATCTACCTGTAGGTCATGTGCATGGGCTCTGGAGACCAAATCGGTAGGTGTTTGCAAATAATTGTTCACTACAGGAACTATAGTATCTTTCCACGGTCCAATGCCCACCACATAATCCTTAATGTAGTCAAGGTAAGGATCCGAAGTAATTTCCCAATAGGACTGCACATCATAGATTCGAGGTCAGTCAGTCAGCAAGGAATACAAATACTGAAAAGTCAAAGGAAGAACTATAGTGTGTAAGTAGTCTACGGGGAGATAAACGCTAGAAAGAACACAAACCTGATTAGTGTCTTGCGTTGGAATAGTAACATCGTCAATTAAGAAGATCTTGGGCAAGTCTGTCAGATTTGATACGTATACAAGTGAAGTTGGAGCAAATGACTGGATAAATGCAGGTTGTTTCAACCAATCTTTTGATAGGTATGAACCCTTGTATCCGTACTTCGTAAGTGTCTCCACAAATTTGTCCTCAAACCTCTTACCATCTGCCCACTTCACCTGTCATAAATTAAAACATCAGGTAAGTGTTGTACAAAAGAGAAAGATATCCATCAGATTCAGCACCAGAAATGGTGGCAGAGATTCCATGTCCTGATGCTTTCTTACGTAATTAGTAAGTGCGAAACTTAAGAGTTGTTTCCATCCGTTAATAAAAAAACTCTAGAACTAGACCGTGACAGattagaataaaataaaaaaatgctaaTCACATTCTGTGAAACCATTATTTGTG
Encoded proteins:
- the LOC103437892 gene encoding glycerophosphodiester phosphodiesterase GDPD6-like; its protein translation is MASSHCFAPLVFLLLLVGCSGRPIDPHATNRQPLQTSRPYNIAHRGSNGEIPEETAAAYIRAIEEGADFIETDILSSKDGVLICFHDVTLDDTTDVAEHKEFADRKRTYEVQGFNTTGFFTVDFTLKELKSLRVKQRYSFRDQQYNGKYPIITFEEYISIALDAPRVVGIYPEIKNPVLINQHVKWADGKRFEDKFVETLTKYGYKGSYLSKDWLKQPAFIQSFAPTSLVYVSNLTDLPKIFLIDDVTIPTQDTNQSYWEITSDPYLDYIKDYVVGIGPWKDTIVPVVNNYLQTPTDLVSRAHAHDLQVHPYTYRNENSFLHLNFHQDPYAEYNYWINEIGVDGLFTDFTGSLHNFQEWTSFNDKNASSLLHKIASMVSSYEKA
- the LOC103437891 gene encoding replication protein A 70 kDa DNA-binding subunit B-like, with translation MAKLGPTPDAISIILANKSPDESVELPEIVVQVCDLTPRGKSFMFTATDGTAKLKGMLSSRLAPQVTSGEIQNLGLIRVLGYSVNFNSNLSENYLLVTKCEVVSPALEAEVKNEVKREDVGIILNPKQEMVSESAAQIVHEQAGKVKKEDVGVILKPKQEMVSKSAAQIVHEQAGNMAPSARMAMTRRVHPLVSLNPYQGNWTIKVRVTNKGTMRTYKNARGEGCVFNVELTDQDGTQIQATMFNEAAKKFFEKFELGKVYYISKGSLRVANKQFKTVQNDYEMTLNENSEVEEASNEAAFVPEVKFNFVPIDMLGPFVNGKELVDVIGVVQNVSPTMSIRRKSNNESIPKRDITIADETKKTVVVSLWGELATGVGQELLDIADQSPVVAIKSLKVGDFQGVSLSTLSRSTILVNPELPEAQKLRSWYDSEGKESSLASIGSGMSPSAKNGGRSMYSDRVTLSHISEDPSLGEDKPVFFSVKAFISSIRPDQTMWYRACKTCNKKVTEAIGSGYWCEGCQKNDEECSLRYILVVRVTDVSGETYLSLFNDEAERVLGCSADELDKLKSQDGDGNEFQQKLKEATWVPHLFRVSVTLNEYNNEKRKRITARAVAPVDFAAESRFLLEDISKMKAS